In the Deltaproteobacteria bacterium genome, one interval contains:
- a CDS encoding SCO family protein, translating to MSKVKIILSILMPLLFFSINSAHAITDSRDIKEIGIDEKLGDILPDNIILSDENNSKAEFGQLLAKDKPTVLSLVYYSCPRLCNFASDGLLQVINEMNSLSLGEDFKVLTVSFDPEDSTDIAKSKAVKYRSSTQRGEASEENWEFLTGDAENIKKLTESVGFRYKKDGEEFAHASALIILTPEGKISRYLHGIQHEPSDFRLSLIEASEGRVGSSRVINKVLLFCYGFDPIGKRYALKALNIVKAAGVVTLFTLCGVLAYFWRKERK from the coding sequence ATGTCCAAAGTGAAAATTATATTAAGTATTCTGATGCCCCTTCTGTTTTTTTCCATCAACTCCGCCCACGCCATAACGGACTCGAGGGATATAAAGGAAATAGGGATTGATGAAAAACTCGGGGACATTCTCCCGGATAATATAATTCTCAGTGATGAGAATAATTCGAAGGCGGAATTCGGTCAATTGTTAGCGAAAGACAAACCTACGGTTTTAAGTCTTGTTTACTATAGCTGTCCCAGACTCTGCAATTTTGCTTCAGACGGGCTTCTCCAGGTTATTAACGAAATGAACTCGCTCTCTCTGGGAGAGGATTTTAAAGTCCTGACAGTGAGTTTCGATCCTGAGGACAGCACCGACATAGCTAAATCCAAAGCTGTAAAATACCGGTCAAGCACGCAACGCGGGGAAGCATCGGAGGAAAACTGGGAATTCCTCACAGGGGATGCGGAAAATATAAAAAAACTTACCGAATCCGTCGGATTCAGATATAAGAAGGACGGAGAGGAATTCGCCCACGCTTCCGCGCTAATAATTCTCACACCCGAGGGGAAGATTTCCAGATACCTCCACGGCATTCAGCATGAGCCCAGTGATTTCAGACTTTCACTGATCGAGGCATCCGAAGGGCGGGTAGGCTCTTCCAGGGTAATTAACAAGGTTCTGCTTTTTTGCTACGGGTTTGATCCGATCGGAAAAAGATACGCGCTTAAAGCGTTAAATATAGTTAAAGCTGCGGGGGTAGTTACGTTATTCACTCTGTGCGGAGTGCTTGCCTATTTTTGGAGAAAGGAGAGGAAGTAA
- the coxB gene encoding cytochrome c oxidase subunit II — MTWIPEVASNLATKVDGVLWVITLMSLVFFVLITVLLVYFAIKYRRRREDEETPYITGNEPLEIIWTVIPSILLILLFIYGFVVFKDMKTPPEDALEVSVLGKQWLWTFEYYNGKKTLNELYVQQNRPVRMVMRADDVLHSFFVPAFRVKQDLVPGRYTQLWFTPTKIGTFDIFCAEYCGTGHSAMLGKVIVLSPEAYGIWEKGIEVDDGGAVAGLPPAELGEKIYKEKGCNACHSIDGTTLVGPTFKGIWGREEEMQDGSTVTVDENYIRESILEPQTQVVKGYQPVMPSFKGILSDDDITALIAYMKTLN; from the coding sequence ATGACTTGGATTCCCGAGGTAGCATCAAATCTGGCCACCAAAGTAGACGGGGTACTGTGGGTTATCACCCTTATGTCTCTGGTTTTCTTTGTGCTGATAACCGTGCTTTTGGTTTATTTCGCGATTAAATACAGACGGAGAAGAGAAGACGAGGAGACGCCTTATATTACCGGAAACGAGCCTCTGGAAATAATATGGACGGTTATTCCCTCGATCCTGCTGATACTCCTGTTTATATACGGCTTTGTCGTTTTCAAGGATATGAAAACACCTCCGGAAGATGCTCTCGAAGTGTCGGTTCTCGGAAAACAGTGGCTCTGGACTTTTGAATACTATAACGGCAAGAAAACGCTTAACGAGCTTTACGTGCAGCAAAACAGGCCTGTGAGGATGGTCATGAGGGCTGATGACGTTCTGCACAGCTTCTTCGTGCCCGCTTTCCGCGTGAAGCAGGACTTGGTTCCGGGAAGATACACCCAGTTATGGTTTACTCCTACTAAAATCGGCACTTTTGATATATTTTGCGCGGAGTACTGCGGTACCGGACACTCCGCTATGCTCGGGAAGGTAATAGTTCTCAGCCCCGAGGCCTACGGCATTTGGGAAAAGGGAATAGAGGTTGACGACGGAGGGGCAGTCGCTGGTCTGCCGCCCGCCGAGCTCGGAGAAAAAATTTATAAGGAGAAGGGATGCAACGCCTGTCACAGCATTGACGGGACCACCCTTGTCGGGCCTACGTTTAAGGGGATTTGGGGCAGGGAGGAAGAGATGCAGGACGGCTCTACGGTAACGGTTGACGAGAACTACATAAGAGAGTCGATTCTGGAGCCTCAAACGCAGGTTGTTAAGGGGTATCAGCCTGTTATGCCCTCTTTCAAGGGGATTTTAAGCGATGATGACATTACCGCGCTAATTGCGTACATGAAGACATTGAATTAA
- the ctaD gene encoding cytochrome c oxidase subunit I: MANHSIAHNVYVPYLEKKGILSWLLSTDHKRIGIMYLVSISFFFLVAGVIALLMRLELLTPAADFVQPHTYNVLFTLHGSLMVFFFVVPGLAASFGNFLIPLMIGAPDVAFPKLNLGSYWIYLLGTLIVLLALMKPADTGWTYYTPYSATTDTDVVLITLGVFVLGFSSILTGLNFIVTIHKMRAPGMTWHRLPLFIWASYATAVLQLLATPVVGITLLLLIAERTLGVGFFDPAKGGDPILFQNFFWFYSHPAVYIMIIPAMGVISEIIPVFARKPIFGYKAIAYSSLGIAFISFLVWAHHMFTSGISSLAATIFSFLTFLVAIPTAIKVFNWTATLYKGSIHLHSSMLYALGFIFLFTIGGLTGLFLGALAADIHLHDTYFVVAHMHYVMIGGTVMGFFGALHFWYPKWFGKMFNEMVAKIAWFLVFVGFNVTFFPQFFLGVQGMPRRYATYPAEFESLMSLSTYGSWILGLGVLIMTVNLIAGLFNGEKAPQNPYNSLSLEWQVPSPPPHENFDEIPHVTDWTYGYGKKKEPEA, from the coding sequence ATGGCAAATCATTCGATTGCCCACAATGTATATGTTCCGTATTTAGAGAAGAAGGGAATATTATCCTGGCTCCTCAGCACTGACCATAAACGAATAGGGATTATGTACCTTGTATCCATCTCGTTTTTCTTTCTGGTTGCCGGTGTGATTGCGCTCCTGATGAGATTGGAACTGCTGACTCCGGCCGCGGATTTCGTACAGCCTCATACCTACAACGTGCTTTTCACCCTTCACGGCTCGCTTATGGTCTTCTTCTTCGTTGTGCCCGGGCTCGCGGCGAGCTTCGGGAACTTCCTGATACCTCTCATGATCGGGGCGCCGGACGTCGCGTTCCCCAAGCTGAACCTGGGCAGTTACTGGATATACCTGCTCGGCACGCTGATAGTGCTTCTGGCGCTTATGAAACCGGCTGATACGGGCTGGACATATTACACCCCCTACAGCGCTACGACCGATACGGATGTTGTATTAATAACTTTGGGTGTTTTCGTGCTCGGATTCTCTTCGATACTCACCGGGCTGAATTTTATTGTGACTATTCACAAGATGAGGGCCCCGGGCATGACCTGGCACCGGCTGCCGCTTTTCATATGGGCCTCGTACGCAACGGCTGTGCTTCAGCTCCTGGCGACCCCGGTTGTCGGTATTACGCTCCTTTTGCTGATAGCGGAAAGGACCTTGGGGGTAGGATTCTTTGACCCCGCCAAGGGCGGCGATCCCATTCTGTTCCAAAACTTCTTCTGGTTCTACTCTCACCCGGCGGTGTATATAATGATAATTCCCGCTATGGGCGTCATTTCGGAGATAATTCCCGTTTTCGCCAGAAAGCCGATTTTCGGCTACAAGGCCATTGCGTATTCGAGTCTCGGTATCGCGTTTATCAGCTTCCTCGTTTGGGCGCACCACATGTTCACAAGCGGTATTTCCTCTCTCGCGGCGACGATCTTTTCATTCCTTACATTCCTGGTTGCGATACCTACGGCGATAAAGGTGTTTAACTGGACCGCGACTCTGTACAAGGGCTCAATCCATTTACATTCGTCCATGCTCTATGCACTGGGTTTTATTTTCCTTTTCACCATAGGGGGCCTGACCGGACTGTTCCTCGGCGCGCTCGCTGCCGATATCCACCTTCACGACACATACTTTGTCGTTGCGCATATGCACTATGTCATGATAGGCGGAACGGTGATGGGATTTTTCGGCGCGCTTCATTTCTGGTATCCGAAATGGTTCGGGAAAATGTTCAATGAAATGGTGGCTAAAATCGCGTGGTTTCTCGTATTCGTCGGGTTCAACGTTACGTTCTTCCCTCAGTTCTTCCTCGGAGTTCAGGGAATGCCAAGGAGGTACGCGACCTATCCGGCGGAGTTCGAGTCCCTGATGTCGCTGTCAACCTACGGCTCCTGGATTTTGGGCCTGGGAGTGCTTATTATGACAGTCAATCTGATCGCGGGTCTCTTTAACGGAGAGAAGGCCCCGCAGAACCCCTATAATTCGCTCTCTCTCGAGTGGCAGGTGCCTTCGCCGCCGCCCCATGAAAACTTTGATGAAATACCCCATGTAACCGACTGGACTTACGGTTACGGAAAAAAGAAGGAACCGGAGGCTTAA
- a CDS encoding cytochrome c oxidase subunit 3 family protein, giving the protein MERPSVEHSHVHHMDPAVEYSSSKFGMWLFLGTEILLFGGLFAAYAIFRAKYPEMFFEQHKELNREMGAVNTCILIFSSLTMAMGVTAIKRGKQKLTAILLLVTIICGLGFGVVKYFEYGAKFAHHIYPDTSIFFSLYFMMTGLHMLHVFIGLVILAVMLVLTLKGKFTSKYNTPIEVGGLYWHLVDLIWIYLFPLLYLIG; this is encoded by the coding sequence ATGGAACGCCCCAGCGTTGAACATTCACACGTACATCATATGGACCCGGCAGTAGAGTACAGCTCTTCCAAGTTCGGCATGTGGCTCTTCCTGGGGACGGAAATATTGCTCTTCGGCGGACTATTCGCCGCTTACGCCATATTCCGCGCGAAGTATCCGGAGATGTTTTTCGAGCAGCACAAGGAGCTCAACAGGGAAATGGGAGCCGTCAATACCTGCATACTTATTTTCAGCAGTTTGACGATGGCTATGGGCGTGACAGCTATAAAACGGGGCAAGCAAAAGTTGACTGCCATTCTGCTGCTTGTCACGATTATTTGCGGGCTCGGGTTCGGCGTTGTGAAATATTTTGAGTACGGAGCCAAGTTTGCCCACCACATTTACCCTGACACGAGTATATTTTTCTCTCTGTACTTTATGATGACCGGCCTTCACATGCTGCACGTTTTTATAGGGCTGGTGATTCTTGCGGTAATGCTTGTGCTTACGCTGAAGGGGAAGTTCACATCGAAGTACAATACCCCGATAGAGGTCGGGGGGCTTTACTGGCACCTGGTGGATTTAATCTGGATATATCTTTTCCCGTTATTATATTTAATCGGCTGA
- a CDS encoding cytochrome C oxidase subunit IV family protein translates to MATDTHTEEHITGNRTYIIVWIVLMILTAITVYVSYIHFGIFNIVVAMGVASIKASIVALYFMHLKFEDSITWVFALFPLSLLGLLIGMTILDTFTRVVVP, encoded by the coding sequence ATGGCGACAGATACTCATACTGAAGAACATATAACAGGCAACAGGACATACATTATCGTATGGATAGTTCTCATGATCCTTACGGCGATTACCGTCTATGTGTCGTACATACACTTCGGGATCTTCAATATCGTGGTTGCCATGGGGGTTGCGTCTATAAAGGCTTCCATAGTGGCTCTTTATTTCATGCATTTAAAATTCGAAGATTCCATTACATGGGTATTTGCGCTCTTTCCTCTGAGCCTGCTCGGTCTTTTAATAGGAATGACAATTCTCGATACGTTTACCAGGGTTGTGGTCCCGTAG